In the genome of Arachis stenosperma cultivar V10309 chromosome 2, arast.V10309.gnm1.PFL2, whole genome shotgun sequence, the window TCAAGGACAAGAAAATGTATGTTACCGTATCGAGAAACAATGGTTCACCATCCTCCAAGAATATATTATTGATGCTTCTATAAAGATCAAAATCCCATTTTTCTCCACTTTCATGTCGCCCACTGGTTATCCAATCAACAATGACCAGATTTGAGTTTGAAGACACATTAAATACTTGCTTCTGGTAGTATCTTGCAGTGGAGAAACATGTTACAGGATCTGGAATGATGGCTAAAAGTGCATTGCTTCCAACCCTTGCCTACTATGTTGAACAAAATCTTAGAAGTGTGTTTCACAATAacataaaaagtaatagtagtaaaaatatgctaaaacaaattaaaaatgtaaTCCATTACATCAGACCAAACCTCTGTATCAATAACATGACCATAAATATTGATCGACATCAAATATTGTAAAGTGAAACGCAATCATTATTAATCATTTCTTCTATTTCTATCTTATAAAATGACAACTCCCTAATAAATGCCAAGGATAGCTGCtaaacagaaacatgcaatgcTGCTACCTCCAATAGTTGTTTAGAGCACTTAGATCCCACTGATTTGTAGACCTAAACAAAGACAAAATATCTTTAGTTCTTAGCACTTAGGATAAACCAAGTTAAAGAACAGTCAATCACTCCTACTAATCAAAGAGATAAACGGTCCAACTCATGAACATCTGAAAGAGAAGCTACAATTAgccaaaataatgaaaatagcCAACAATGTAAAAAATGAGATCACCTTAGTGGAACCTTGGGTGGTTAACACCATTGTACAACAATCTCCCACTGAAAATTTGCATAAAATTTGATCACCCTACACCACAAAACCAAACTCCAAATTTGTTGCAAAAGAAACAAGCATCTAACCAAAGTAGTTAAGAAATAGTACAACATGCGACCAAACAAAATGGAAGGATCTTACCGATACAATTCCACCTCCATAATTGAGGGCATAAACCCATACAGCATCAGTTCTGGAAGAACCCACCTAGGCaaaccatgaaaaaatatttttgacaaaTTAAGATTTTTGTCATGGTAACAATCACTACATAAAAGTCGGATTTAGAGagggaaaaaaataataataaaagattcCAGTATGTTTTTAGTTCTTCCAGAACTTTTGCTTTGATTTTAatctatcttttctcttttccTATAACTAGGGATTTAGTCCCCATCACTTGTATTCGGAGTCAACTAATAATACaaatttcaaatatttctaTTGTTTATCTGCATGCTCTGAAGTAATTACAAGAATCAAACTCAAATTAATgaagagaagagaatagaaGGACCAAAATCATAGCAAAAGATTGAAACAGACTAGGGTCAAACTGACCTATATTTATATGGATTAAAaacataagaaagaaaaaaaaattaaaatcaacttTAAAAGAAGATTAAAGAATTGTCAAAACCTTTTTGGGTATAATGAACTTGACGGGATATCTTGAGAAGCAGTGTACCACTGATGATCTGCCGCCGACCTTTTCAACTACAATTGAACCCATTTCCATTTCTTTGTCCTCCTGTTCGTTTCCCATTCTTCCTCTACTGTAATGTTAAGTATGAGTAATTAGACAATAAAAATGGGAGAAAAATGCCCTGCATTCGAAGTTCAAAGAATAGAAACCCAAAGATCAAAACCGATTGAAACCCTTAAAAGTACACAGAGGAAACACCCAAAGCATAAATGTTTGCTACAATGTAGTGCATGAACGAAAAACGTACTGCATTGTTCTTTCACTTTTTCTATGTATTTAGTTTATGCAGCAAATTATAGAAGATATTaatctcttcttttcttccttaaAGCTGTGTTTTTCAGTTAATCCATTTCAGAGGCCATTGACTAGGTTTGAGTCACCGAAACTGAGTTAGGGTCATAAAATTAACTCAGATtatcaacaatcaacaacaatcACAAAATTAACTCGTAAACATTATCTGAGAtaatcaacaatcaacaacattcATAAAAATTAACTCTGAAAAAAATACTGAAGAAGCACTGGAGCAGCAAGCAGTGAGCGAGGAGCCGAGGAGTGCTTGCTGGAGAGATGGCGAGGGAGGAAGGTGAGGGACGGCGAGGTGAGCAGAGACCAGAGACCGGAGAGCAGCAAGCAATGAGGAGACCCGCGACGTGAGTGACGTGAGCGACGGCCAGGTGAGAAATGGGAGCCACGCGAGCTTGGTGTACCAGGAAATCGATCAGTCAATTAATTTTGTTCTAGAATTCTGTATTTAAATCCTATAACTATTGATCCGTACCTTAGTAGCGTTTGTTTGCGAGTCACTCTGagagataaaaatttaaacaaattttagTATTATGTTTGACATAGTAGTATACAAGACTGAATTTTGTCTCATTATCCTCTTTagtttgaattaaaattaaatattaaaattgttaaatttataattatacccttaaattttatataaaactCTAATCCCAAATCCAGATTTCATTTCTTCCTGAATCCATTCTAGACTTCTTCTTGTCTCCTTTCCCCAAATTTTTTGGTCTTTCCAATCACTAGCAGAAATCTGGTAAATTCTGTTGTTGCCGTTAGCAGGCTTGGGATTCCCAAGTATGAATGGTAGTCTGAGGCTTTTCATGGCCTCTCCGACATCGGCCTCGGCACACACTTTTTCACTCTTGTTCCGGCAACCACCAGTTTTTCCATACCTATTCTTACAGCAGCTTCTTTCAACACTTCACTTTTTCAAGCCATTGGAAAAGTTAGtcgcttttctcttttcttcttcttctcctttttcttctcttttttcagTTTTTGGATAATGTTTGactatacaaaaaattattcaaGTTTTCAATAAATCTAATGCAtttaataatttgaaattttacCAGTAACgaattttatttatgtaatttttttttctgacAAAGACTTAAAATATAGTAAGTTTTTGTCAATGAAGTTGGTAGAGGTAGTTCTATTCTGagaaatttattatatatttatgttacAGTCATAATCATAATGCAGTCCATTACTTGATTCAATGGTTTAGATAAACAccgaaaaaagaaaagagagttCTTATTAAATTAGTGTTGTAAGTatgaagattttgaaaagttgGGGGAAAGGGATTGactttagagatttatttttgtttttaatttttttaacataaaagtaaaaatgTCTGATTAATCAGTACAATAATTACATGAAACAAAATTTTAGGTGAGTTGCGTGCCACAATTTTAAAGTAGACTTCAGAGGCTTTCCAACTTGCAAATTGAAGTCAGAGTGAATAATATAGTAGTTGTTGTTGACTTGTTGATGTTGAATGATTACCAATTACATAATATAAGAATTGACCACtaattcaattctatttttcttATAATAGATTTATGAAGGAAAACATCAACTTTGCTTTTAACTTGTCAAAAATCTAAAACAAGGAGTTCATGATATTTTGCTACAAAATGGCCAACTTTTGTGATGTTCATATTTTTTTGTGTCGTTTTAGGTGGTTTCAACAGAAACAAGGGCAATGTACAATGTGGGGTTGGCTATTTTTTGCTTAAATGAGATGAGTTTTACATTATATAACTTTCAACTGGTACATTAAACCTGTGCCTATACTGGTCCAAGTGCATTTGGTGTAGGTTTAAAGTATGTGCTCATTTTTTGGGGGTAGGGGTATTTGTGCATATAGGTTGCCTTGTTAGATATTTTTCATTGTTTTCCATAACTTCTAATTTTGATACATATTAACCTCTACATATTTGCAGATATTTTGGTTCCTTTGGACAACTATATTTCAAGAGGAACTGCTCATTTTCTTACTTGTAAAGAATTTGACTATCAACAGAGTCTGTGGAATATGATTTCATCTGTGAGTTATTACCTCATTATTGCTTGAGTTATCACCTTCTATGGTGCAAGTTGGTTGTTTAAAATGGTAGTTGTTATTTTTGCTGTTACTAATGTTGTCATGATTCATATTTCATGTTGCAGACCATGGCAGACAAAAATATGGAGGACAATGATATTGTGCCAGCTCCAAAACTTATTGAAGTTGTCTTCCAGAACTGCAGAGGACAGGTGGATCATTGGGTTGAGCCATATcttagaatcacagttgaaaattttcatactGATGTTGTGTATCTGAAATTGTTAGCGTTCCTTCAAATACTTGTTTCTATGGTCTGTGTTGTATTGGTCATTTTATTGTTGTGTAAGTTGTAGTTTGACCTTTGAACTCAAATAGGCAAATGAAAAATTGTAATGACTAGTTTGAGAACATGTTTCAGTAATTTTTGTTGTTAATTATAAAATGAGTATAGGTTCAATATCTCTTCGTCTCTTTGTCACTGTATTCAACATTTCAGGATATTTGATCACCCATTTTGGTTTTGTTTCTTGCTTCGTTAGCCACAAAAAAGGCAGAAAAAAGAGGCACTAGTTGGTCTCTAGGCCTTCTTTGTAGAATAAGCTTGATCAACACTACTTCATCAATATATTCAATAAAATTAGTGTACACAGTATCATCTGAGAACCACAAATTAATGACCAAAAACTAAGATAATTGTCATTAACATGATCATAATCATAAATATTGTACTTAGCAAACAAAACCTGCTCAGGCGACCAAAATAAAGGCCATACCACGATAAATAGTAAGACTGTATGAAGAACCTAACTCTATTCTGAACAGAGCAAAATAAAGCGTTACCAAAATATCTATCCGAATGCATACCAAATAAAAGTTTGTACGTTATATCATCTTAAACATAACATTCTCACAAAATCCTAAAACCCTATAGTGAAAAACTTAATACCCTAGCCAAAACCTAATACCCTTAACCAACCATCAACTTCATATAATGGAACACACAAGGCCAATCATCTGTGAATCTGACAAGCCCCAAGTGTGCATACACGT includes:
- the LOC130961253 gene encoding urease accessory protein D isoform X2, with product MGNEQEDKEMEMGSIVVEKVGGRSSVVHCFSRYPVKFIIPKKVGSSRTDAVWVYALNYGGGIVSGDQILCKFSVGDCCTMVLTTQGSTKVYKSVGSKCSKQLLEARVGSNALLAIIPDPVTCFSTARYYQKQVFNVSSNSNLVIVDWITSGRHESGEKWDFDLYRSINNIFLEDGEPLFLDTMSLEKEKIGCIHELVQDYQVIAMILLLGPKLQFVQNLVQDKVKGIMSEQLQHPSGALSHKRNEAGYFISKPSLMASCSVFGTKKTSLVVRVAAMTTESVYKFLQEELAPLESLLGVPPYH
- the LOC130961253 gene encoding urease accessory protein D isoform X1; the protein is MGNEQEDKEMEMGSIVVEKVGGRSSVVHCFSRYPVKFIIPKKVGSSRTDAVWVYALNYGGGIVSGDQILCKFSVGDCCTMVLTTQGSTKVYKSVGSKCSKQLLEARVGSNALLAIIPDPVTCFSTARYYQKQVFNVSSNSNLVIVDWITSGRHESGEKWDFDLYRSINNIFLEDGEPLFLDTMSLEKEKIGCIHELVQDYQVIAMILLLGPKLQFVQNLVQDKVKGIMSEQLQHPSGALSHKRNEAGYFISKPSLMASCSVFGTKIAVILNLDGTAMISNYNIILWASSRVEIIELALSSCLLRTIVF
- the LOC130961253 gene encoding urease accessory protein D isoform X3; this encodes MGNEQEDKEMEMGSIVVEKVGGRSSVVHCFSRYPVKFIIPKKVGSSRTDAVWVYALNYGGGIVSGDQILCKFSVGDCCTMVLTTQGSTKVYKSVGSKCSKQLLEARVGSNALLAIIPDPVTCFSTARYYQKQVFNVSSNSNLVIVDWITSGRHESGEKWDFDLYRSINNIFLEDGEPLFLDTMSLEKEKIGCIHELVQDYQVIAMILLLGPKLQFVQNLVQDKVKGIMSEQLQHPSGALSHKRNEAGYFISKPSLMASCSVFGTKG